A single window of Xylocopa sonorina isolate GNS202 chromosome 5, iyXylSono1_principal, whole genome shotgun sequence DNA harbors:
- the Fipoq gene encoding F-box/LRR-repeat protein FipoQ isoform X1 yields the protein MSECNCVLFGKRIMSNWNVLSVEAALQQLNAFDEDSKEIIKRPNTTIEKLPDKVLLNIFSYLSHREICRVARVCKRWRQIAYDTRLWKHVSLRPEISGLHVNSLDYLLNLISTRFGASLRYIELPIELITHTVLHELANKCPNLTHMLLDFSTAMQLHDFSEMQAFPTKLKYMCICLSEVIFMEGFMRKIYNFINGLEILHLIGTYEKVEEEEEEIYEVINVHRLKSATPNLRVINLYGINFVDDSHIDAFSSNCIQLECLAVNFCAKVTGSTMKTLFQRSRRLKCLLMQGTNLQSEYVMQVEWEKSSIQELDVTATDLSTECLIDMLTRIPNLRFLSAGQLNGFNDSVLKSWAELGNPRNLIALDLDSSDNLTDDALHKFLSRYGHQLWGLALSGMPHITDQLWQSVLPILTNAKILVMGTQERLGVNIHVDQLMDGIANNCPNLERLELRWDPENLRFSDKSQKAIDILRVKCIKLRCLSLSDGRYYEIVKANFERADRLTVVRTTTCCRVSNYYLLANYKDLIFN from the exons ATGTCGGAGTGTAATTGTGTGCTGTTTGGCAAACGGAT AATGTCCAATTGGAACGTGCTGAGCGTGGAAGCCGCACTTCAACAGCTCAATGCTTTCGACGAGGATAGCAAGGAGATTATAAAACGGCCAAATACG ACGATCGAGAAGCTACCGGACAAGGTGTTGCTGAACATCTTCAGTTACCTCTCGCATAGGGAGATATGCAGGGTGGCACGTGTCTGTAAGAGATGGCGACAAATCGCGTACGACACGCGATTGTGGAAGCACGTATCTCTGCGCCCGGAAATCAGCGGCCTGCACGTAAACTCTTTGGACTATCTGCTGAACTTGATCAG CACACGTTTCGGGGCTTCGTTGCGGTACATCGAGCTGCCCATCGAATTGATCACCCACACGGTTCTCCACGAATTGGCGAACAAGTGCCCGAATCTGACGCACATGCTCCTCGACTTCTCCACTGCCATGCAGCTGCACGATTTCTCGGAGATGCAAGCATTCCCAACCAAGCTGAAGTACATGTGTATCTGTCTGTCGGAGGTGATCTTCATGGAGGGGTTCATGAGGAAGATTTACAATTTTATCAACGGCCTGGAGATCCTTCACCTAATAG GAACGTACGAGAAGgtggaagaggaggaagaagaaatcTACGAAGTGATAAACGTGCACAGGTTGAAATCAGCTACTCCTAACTTGCGAGTGATCAACTTATACGGGATCAATTTCGTGGACGATTCGCACATCGACGCGTTTTCCTCGAATTGCATTCAGCTGGAATGTTTGGCCGTGAACTTCTGCGCCAAAGTCACCGGATCCACGATGAAGACACTGTTCCAGAGGAGCAGAAGATTGAAGTGTCTTCTCATGCAGGGAACGA ATCTCCAGAGTGAATACGTGATGCAAGTGGAATGGGAAAAGTCGAGTATCCAGGAGCTGGACGTCACCGCGACAGATTTATCGACGGAATGCTTGATTGACATGTTGACCAGAATTCcaaatctacgtttcttgagcgCAGGCCAGTTGAACGGGTTCAACGACAGCGTGCTAAAATCCTGGGCGGAGCTTGGGAATCCTCGAAACCTAATTGCTCTGGATTTGGATAGCTCCGACAATCTGACCGACGACGCTCTGCATAAATTTTTGTCGAGATATGGTCATCAACTGTGGGGACTCGCCTTATCCGGAATGCCTCATATCACGGATCAATTATGGCAGAGCGTGTTGCCCATATTGACCAATGCCAA AATCCTCGTGATGGGAACACAGGAAAGGCTGGGCGTGAACATCCACGTGGACCAGTTGATGGACGGAATTGCCAATAATTGTCCGAATTTAGAGCGGCTGGAGCTACGCTGGGACCCAGAGAATCTACGGTTCTCCGACAAGAGTCAGAAAGCTATAGATATACTGCGCGTCAAGTGCATTAAATTACGGTGTTTAAGTCTGAG CGATGGAAGGTACTACGAGATAGTTAAGGCCAATTTCGAGCGTGCCGACAGACTGACGGTCGTCCGTACGACCACGTGCTGCCGTGTGTCTAACTACTACCTCTTAGCGAATTATAAggatttaatttttaattaa
- the Fipoq gene encoding F-box/LRR-repeat protein FipoQ isoform X3 has translation MSTWHRLDVEYATSAMSREDVDNSVYRKSRIVSKATIEKLPDKVLLNIFSYLSHREICRVARVCKRWRQIAYDTRLWKHVSLRPEISGLHVNSLDYLLNLISTRFGASLRYIELPIELITHTVLHELANKCPNLTHMLLDFSTAMQLHDFSEMQAFPTKLKYMCICLSEVIFMEGFMRKIYNFINGLEILHLIGTYEKVEEEEEEIYEVINVHRLKSATPNLRVINLYGINFVDDSHIDAFSSNCIQLECLAVNFCAKVTGSTMKTLFQRSRRLKCLLMQGTNLQSEYVMQVEWEKSSIQELDVTATDLSTECLIDMLTRIPNLRFLSAGQLNGFNDSVLKSWAELGNPRNLIALDLDSSDNLTDDALHKFLSRYGHQLWGLALSGMPHITDQLWQSVLPILTNAKILVMGTQERLGVNIHVDQLMDGIANNCPNLERLELRWDPENLRFSDKSQKAIDILRVKCIKLRCLSLSDGRYYEIVKANFERADRLTVVRTTTCCRVSNYYLLANYKDLIFN, from the exons ATGAGCACCTGGCACCGGTTGGACGTCGAATACGCCACGAGTGCTATGTCCAGGGAGGACGTGGACAATAGTGTTTATCGAAAAAGTCGGATTGTGTCGAAGGCG ACGATCGAGAAGCTACCGGACAAGGTGTTGCTGAACATCTTCAGTTACCTCTCGCATAGGGAGATATGCAGGGTGGCACGTGTCTGTAAGAGATGGCGACAAATCGCGTACGACACGCGATTGTGGAAGCACGTATCTCTGCGCCCGGAAATCAGCGGCCTGCACGTAAACTCTTTGGACTATCTGCTGAACTTGATCAG CACACGTTTCGGGGCTTCGTTGCGGTACATCGAGCTGCCCATCGAATTGATCACCCACACGGTTCTCCACGAATTGGCGAACAAGTGCCCGAATCTGACGCACATGCTCCTCGACTTCTCCACTGCCATGCAGCTGCACGATTTCTCGGAGATGCAAGCATTCCCAACCAAGCTGAAGTACATGTGTATCTGTCTGTCGGAGGTGATCTTCATGGAGGGGTTCATGAGGAAGATTTACAATTTTATCAACGGCCTGGAGATCCTTCACCTAATAG GAACGTACGAGAAGgtggaagaggaggaagaagaaatcTACGAAGTGATAAACGTGCACAGGTTGAAATCAGCTACTCCTAACTTGCGAGTGATCAACTTATACGGGATCAATTTCGTGGACGATTCGCACATCGACGCGTTTTCCTCGAATTGCATTCAGCTGGAATGTTTGGCCGTGAACTTCTGCGCCAAAGTCACCGGATCCACGATGAAGACACTGTTCCAGAGGAGCAGAAGATTGAAGTGTCTTCTCATGCAGGGAACGA ATCTCCAGAGTGAATACGTGATGCAAGTGGAATGGGAAAAGTCGAGTATCCAGGAGCTGGACGTCACCGCGACAGATTTATCGACGGAATGCTTGATTGACATGTTGACCAGAATTCcaaatctacgtttcttgagcgCAGGCCAGTTGAACGGGTTCAACGACAGCGTGCTAAAATCCTGGGCGGAGCTTGGGAATCCTCGAAACCTAATTGCTCTGGATTTGGATAGCTCCGACAATCTGACCGACGACGCTCTGCATAAATTTTTGTCGAGATATGGTCATCAACTGTGGGGACTCGCCTTATCCGGAATGCCTCATATCACGGATCAATTATGGCAGAGCGTGTTGCCCATATTGACCAATGCCAA AATCCTCGTGATGGGAACACAGGAAAGGCTGGGCGTGAACATCCACGTGGACCAGTTGATGGACGGAATTGCCAATAATTGTCCGAATTTAGAGCGGCTGGAGCTACGCTGGGACCCAGAGAATCTACGGTTCTCCGACAAGAGTCAGAAAGCTATAGATATACTGCGCGTCAAGTGCATTAAATTACGGTGTTTAAGTCTGAG CGATGGAAGGTACTACGAGATAGTTAAGGCCAATTTCGAGCGTGCCGACAGACTGACGGTCGTCCGTACGACCACGTGCTGCCGTGTGTCTAACTACTACCTCTTAGCGAATTATAAggatttaatttttaattaa
- the Fipoq gene encoding F-box/LRR-repeat protein FipoQ isoform X4 — translation MDLGGVDVWGQIAVETSQMFVSEGGVVKSRFAGTTIEKLPDKVLLNIFSYLSHREICRVARVCKRWRQIAYDTRLWKHVSLRPEISGLHVNSLDYLLNLISTRFGASLRYIELPIELITHTVLHELANKCPNLTHMLLDFSTAMQLHDFSEMQAFPTKLKYMCICLSEVIFMEGFMRKIYNFINGLEILHLIGTYEKVEEEEEEIYEVINVHRLKSATPNLRVINLYGINFVDDSHIDAFSSNCIQLECLAVNFCAKVTGSTMKTLFQRSRRLKCLLMQGTNLQSEYVMQVEWEKSSIQELDVTATDLSTECLIDMLTRIPNLRFLSAGQLNGFNDSVLKSWAELGNPRNLIALDLDSSDNLTDDALHKFLSRYGHQLWGLALSGMPHITDQLWQSVLPILTNAKILVMGTQERLGVNIHVDQLMDGIANNCPNLERLELRWDPENLRFSDKSQKAIDILRVKCIKLRCLSLSDGRYYEIVKANFERADRLTVVRTTTCCRVSNYYLLANYKDLIFN, via the exons ATGGATCTCGGTGGCGTCGATGTTTGGGGTCAGATCGCCGTGGAAACGTCTCAGATGTTCGTTTCCGAGGGCGGCGTGGTTAAAAGTCGCTTCGCGGGTACA ACGATCGAGAAGCTACCGGACAAGGTGTTGCTGAACATCTTCAGTTACCTCTCGCATAGGGAGATATGCAGGGTGGCACGTGTCTGTAAGAGATGGCGACAAATCGCGTACGACACGCGATTGTGGAAGCACGTATCTCTGCGCCCGGAAATCAGCGGCCTGCACGTAAACTCTTTGGACTATCTGCTGAACTTGATCAG CACACGTTTCGGGGCTTCGTTGCGGTACATCGAGCTGCCCATCGAATTGATCACCCACACGGTTCTCCACGAATTGGCGAACAAGTGCCCGAATCTGACGCACATGCTCCTCGACTTCTCCACTGCCATGCAGCTGCACGATTTCTCGGAGATGCAAGCATTCCCAACCAAGCTGAAGTACATGTGTATCTGTCTGTCGGAGGTGATCTTCATGGAGGGGTTCATGAGGAAGATTTACAATTTTATCAACGGCCTGGAGATCCTTCACCTAATAG GAACGTACGAGAAGgtggaagaggaggaagaagaaatcTACGAAGTGATAAACGTGCACAGGTTGAAATCAGCTACTCCTAACTTGCGAGTGATCAACTTATACGGGATCAATTTCGTGGACGATTCGCACATCGACGCGTTTTCCTCGAATTGCATTCAGCTGGAATGTTTGGCCGTGAACTTCTGCGCCAAAGTCACCGGATCCACGATGAAGACACTGTTCCAGAGGAGCAGAAGATTGAAGTGTCTTCTCATGCAGGGAACGA ATCTCCAGAGTGAATACGTGATGCAAGTGGAATGGGAAAAGTCGAGTATCCAGGAGCTGGACGTCACCGCGACAGATTTATCGACGGAATGCTTGATTGACATGTTGACCAGAATTCcaaatctacgtttcttgagcgCAGGCCAGTTGAACGGGTTCAACGACAGCGTGCTAAAATCCTGGGCGGAGCTTGGGAATCCTCGAAACCTAATTGCTCTGGATTTGGATAGCTCCGACAATCTGACCGACGACGCTCTGCATAAATTTTTGTCGAGATATGGTCATCAACTGTGGGGACTCGCCTTATCCGGAATGCCTCATATCACGGATCAATTATGGCAGAGCGTGTTGCCCATATTGACCAATGCCAA AATCCTCGTGATGGGAACACAGGAAAGGCTGGGCGTGAACATCCACGTGGACCAGTTGATGGACGGAATTGCCAATAATTGTCCGAATTTAGAGCGGCTGGAGCTACGCTGGGACCCAGAGAATCTACGGTTCTCCGACAAGAGTCAGAAAGCTATAGATATACTGCGCGTCAAGTGCATTAAATTACGGTGTTTAAGTCTGAG CGATGGAAGGTACTACGAGATAGTTAAGGCCAATTTCGAGCGTGCCGACAGACTGACGGTCGTCCGTACGACCACGTGCTGCCGTGTGTCTAACTACTACCTCTTAGCGAATTATAAggatttaatttttaattaa
- the Fipoq gene encoding F-box/LRR-repeat protein FipoQ isoform X2 — MVEMSNWNVLSVEAALQQLNAFDEDSKEIIKRPNTTIEKLPDKVLLNIFSYLSHREICRVARVCKRWRQIAYDTRLWKHVSLRPEISGLHVNSLDYLLNLISTRFGASLRYIELPIELITHTVLHELANKCPNLTHMLLDFSTAMQLHDFSEMQAFPTKLKYMCICLSEVIFMEGFMRKIYNFINGLEILHLIGTYEKVEEEEEEIYEVINVHRLKSATPNLRVINLYGINFVDDSHIDAFSSNCIQLECLAVNFCAKVTGSTMKTLFQRSRRLKCLLMQGTNLQSEYVMQVEWEKSSIQELDVTATDLSTECLIDMLTRIPNLRFLSAGQLNGFNDSVLKSWAELGNPRNLIALDLDSSDNLTDDALHKFLSRYGHQLWGLALSGMPHITDQLWQSVLPILTNAKILVMGTQERLGVNIHVDQLMDGIANNCPNLERLELRWDPENLRFSDKSQKAIDILRVKCIKLRCLSLSDGRYYEIVKANFERADRLTVVRTTTCCRVSNYYLLANYKDLIFN, encoded by the exons ATGGTCGA AATGTCCAATTGGAACGTGCTGAGCGTGGAAGCCGCACTTCAACAGCTCAATGCTTTCGACGAGGATAGCAAGGAGATTATAAAACGGCCAAATACG ACGATCGAGAAGCTACCGGACAAGGTGTTGCTGAACATCTTCAGTTACCTCTCGCATAGGGAGATATGCAGGGTGGCACGTGTCTGTAAGAGATGGCGACAAATCGCGTACGACACGCGATTGTGGAAGCACGTATCTCTGCGCCCGGAAATCAGCGGCCTGCACGTAAACTCTTTGGACTATCTGCTGAACTTGATCAG CACACGTTTCGGGGCTTCGTTGCGGTACATCGAGCTGCCCATCGAATTGATCACCCACACGGTTCTCCACGAATTGGCGAACAAGTGCCCGAATCTGACGCACATGCTCCTCGACTTCTCCACTGCCATGCAGCTGCACGATTTCTCGGAGATGCAAGCATTCCCAACCAAGCTGAAGTACATGTGTATCTGTCTGTCGGAGGTGATCTTCATGGAGGGGTTCATGAGGAAGATTTACAATTTTATCAACGGCCTGGAGATCCTTCACCTAATAG GAACGTACGAGAAGgtggaagaggaggaagaagaaatcTACGAAGTGATAAACGTGCACAGGTTGAAATCAGCTACTCCTAACTTGCGAGTGATCAACTTATACGGGATCAATTTCGTGGACGATTCGCACATCGACGCGTTTTCCTCGAATTGCATTCAGCTGGAATGTTTGGCCGTGAACTTCTGCGCCAAAGTCACCGGATCCACGATGAAGACACTGTTCCAGAGGAGCAGAAGATTGAAGTGTCTTCTCATGCAGGGAACGA ATCTCCAGAGTGAATACGTGATGCAAGTGGAATGGGAAAAGTCGAGTATCCAGGAGCTGGACGTCACCGCGACAGATTTATCGACGGAATGCTTGATTGACATGTTGACCAGAATTCcaaatctacgtttcttgagcgCAGGCCAGTTGAACGGGTTCAACGACAGCGTGCTAAAATCCTGGGCGGAGCTTGGGAATCCTCGAAACCTAATTGCTCTGGATTTGGATAGCTCCGACAATCTGACCGACGACGCTCTGCATAAATTTTTGTCGAGATATGGTCATCAACTGTGGGGACTCGCCTTATCCGGAATGCCTCATATCACGGATCAATTATGGCAGAGCGTGTTGCCCATATTGACCAATGCCAA AATCCTCGTGATGGGAACACAGGAAAGGCTGGGCGTGAACATCCACGTGGACCAGTTGATGGACGGAATTGCCAATAATTGTCCGAATTTAGAGCGGCTGGAGCTACGCTGGGACCCAGAGAATCTACGGTTCTCCGACAAGAGTCAGAAAGCTATAGATATACTGCGCGTCAAGTGCATTAAATTACGGTGTTTAAGTCTGAG CGATGGAAGGTACTACGAGATAGTTAAGGCCAATTTCGAGCGTGCCGACAGACTGACGGTCGTCCGTACGACCACGTGCTGCCGTGTGTCTAACTACTACCTCTTAGCGAATTATAAggatttaatttttaattaa
- the LOC143423404 gene encoding ras-related protein Rab-28, whose protein sequence is MLDKYVFGAHIILLVYDVTNTFSFDVLEEWIDKIRKVNNYEETPLMAIVGNKCDMEHQRSVKKDRSHKFAAENGFPSHDVSARTGEAVSLCMVTLAAQILGVRLTKTDQDYHKPIIIAEIGDTVDMNMIQKVVKRIPTKKHTQIPFYPHLPSSKSSVCVLQ, encoded by the exons ATGCTGGACAAATACGTCTTTGGTGCTCAT ATTATTCTCTTAGTGTACGATGTCACGAATACATTTAGCTTCGACGTTCTGGAGGAATGGATAGATAAAATCAGAAAGGTAAACAATTACGAGGAGACACCTTTGATGGCTATAGTCGGTAACAAGTGCGACATGGAGCATCAGAGGTCAGTGAAGAAGGATCGGTCGCACAAATTTGCCGCGGAGAATGGATTTCCGTCTCACGATGTTTCTGCGAGAACTGGCGAGGCG GTTTCTTTGTGCATGGTGACGTTAGCCGCGCAAATCTTGGGCGTTCGGTTGACGAAGACGGACCAAGATTATCACAAGCCTATAATAATCGCGGAAATCGGTGACACGGTCGACATGAACATGATCCAGAAAGTTGTGAAAAGGATTCCCACTAAGAAGCACACTCAGATCCCTTTTTATCCCCATTTACCAAGCTCGAAATCGTCGGTATGCGTATTACAGTGA